In the Halorussus rarus genome, GAACGTCACCGCCGCGACCCCGACCGCGGTCTGCCACGGTCGGCGGAGCGGGTCGACCGTGAAGTGGGTCGGCTCTTCCCGGTAGTCGACGAACGGCCACAGGAACACGAGGCCGAACACGATACCGGGGAGCACTATCCCGCTGAGGAACTCGGTCGAGACGTGGACGTCGGTGAACGGGACGGTGAAGCTCGTCCACGACGGCATCAGCTTCAGGAAGCCGAACACCCACATCAGGAACCAGTCGGGCATGATGAGCGCCGGCGTGCCGGCGGGGTCGTTCGGGCCGTACTGCGCGACGTTGTGGACCGGCAGGAACCCCGCCAGCAGCGAGACGGTCGCCAGCGTCAGGAAGAACACCACGACGCTGACCGCGGCCTGGTTCGGGAACGCGGGCAGCCCGACGACGTAGGTGTCGTCGCCCCGGTCGATGGTGAGTTCGCCCGCAACGTCGCCGCTGCGGGGGCCTTCGGTGTGCTTCTGACGGATCAGGATGGCCATGTGGACCCCGATGAGCGCCATGATGGCGACCGGGATGAAGAACACGTGGAGGAAGTAGAACCGCGGCACCGTCGCGCTCGTCGGATACTGACCGCCGAACACTATCTCCGCCAGGATATCGCCGAGCAATGGCACCGACGTGGCGATGCTGTAGCCGATTCCGGTCGCGGTGCTGGCGAACTCGTCGAACGGCAGCGAGTAGCCCGTGTATGCGGCGAAGATCGCCAGCACCGCGAGGCCCCCGCCGACCACCCAGTTGGGCTCGCGGGGGTTGCGGTACGCACCGGTGAAGAACACCCGGAGCATGTGGAGCCCGATGGAGGCCACGAAGAAGTGGGCGGCCCAGTGGTGCATCCGCCGGAGGAACATCCCGTACGGGATGTCGTAGGTGATGTGGAGCACGCTCACGAACGCGGCGGGCAGGTCCTGGCCCTGATACTGGGCCACGCTGCCCTCGTAGGTGACCTCGGTGGTACTCGGCTCGAAGAAGAACCCGAGGAACACGCCCGTAATGACCAGCACGAAGAACGAGAACAGCGCCACCTCGCCGAGCAGAAACGAGTCCTCTGCCGGGAACGCCTTGCCGAGGAACTCGCTACCGCTGTCGAGGTCGAACCGGCCGTCGAACCAGTCGTAGATGCGATCGAACATCGTGCTCACTCCGTTACCCCGACGGGCCCCTCAAAGTCGCCGGTGGCGATGAGATAACCGTCGCTCGACAGCGTGATCGGCAGTTGTGGCAGCGGACGGGGCGGCGGGCCGCCGACGACCGACGCGCCCTCTACCGGATTGAACTTCCCGAAGTGGCAGGGACACACCATCGTCTGGCCGTCGCGGTCCGACACCATGCAGCCGGCGTGGGTGCAGACCTTCGAGTAGGCCGCGTACCCCGAGACGGTGAACGCGAGCTGCGTCGGCTCGGCGTACTCCTCCTCGGGGTACCGGACCAGCAGCGTCGGCGCGTCCTCGAGGCCCGGCCGGGGCTCGGGAAAGACGGTTATGAAGTCGCCCATCCCCAGCGCGTTCTCGTCGATCCGGTCGCCGTCCGCGTCCACCAGCGGTACCCCGTCGGAGTAGATGGGACCGGTGTACTCGCGCTCGAACACCCGTGTCAGCCCCGCGAGCGGGGCGGCCAGGCTCCCGACCGCCGACAGGCCGCCGATAGTGGCCAGGATCTTCGCCACGTCCCGACGGTCGAGTCCGTCGTCCTCTGCGGCCGGCGATTCGGCCCCACCGTCCGACCGGAGGGCCGCGGCCGAGTCGGCGCACGGGCAGCTCTCGCACGGGTCGTCGCTTCTCGGTCGCGTTCGGTCGTCGCCTCCGGATCGCGTCGAATCGTTGCTCTCGTCCATCGGTCAGTGCCCCCGTTTCTCCGCCACCTCGACGTGCGGCATGAACCACGCGTAGTACGCGACGGTCAGCGCAGCCAGCGAGAGGAACAGGCCGGCCGCGTACAGACCGAAGTACTGGGTTCGGGCCAGCGTCAGGTACTCGCCGGTGAACAGCGCCGAGAACACGATGGCGAGCACGGTCAGCGCGCCCATCACGACGATGCCCTCGTTCGACCCGGTCGCGTCGTGGTACTCGACGAGCCACCGCTCGTCGGTGCTGAGCCACGGCAGGCCGACGCCGCCGTCGGACTGGCGGTCGGCGGTGTCCGCGCTGCCCTCGGCGTCGGACCGGTCGGCGTGACCGCCGTCGGAGACCACGACTTCGGCGTCGGCGTCCTCGGGTCTGACCGCGCTGTTCATGAAGCGGTGAGCGCCCGCGAGAGCGCCGTAGAGCGCGAACAGCGCGACCCAGACGATGACGCCGACCTGGCTGGGCGAGAGCTTGTTCGGCGTGTCTACCGGGCCGTCGAGGGGTCGTATCTCGCTGACGCTCGGGTCGATCGCTATCTCCTCGCTCGTCGCCTCCCCCTGGAGCGCGACGTACCACATCGGCAGCAGGACCAGCGCGACGAGGATGCCGATGACGAGGGTCTCTGTTCTCACTGTCCGGCCTCCCGGGGTCTTGTGTCCGTCAATTCGTACCCTCCGTTCTCGCTCTCCGTCCCCTCCGAGACGGCGAGTGACCTGACGGAGTGACATCGCAAACGCGATTAGACCCTGTTCCTCGATATAGAGGCCCTTTAAGTGGAGCTGACCTGCCAATGAGCGGAAGAACTGCTTAAGGAAGTCGACGGGGTCAATGAAAACATGCCGGGGGAGACCGTCTACGCTGAGTTGAAAATCAGGGAGCCGAACCGGTGCCAGGTCGCGGCCACGTCCGAGTCCGACGCCAGAGTGAGCCGGGTGTCCCGGACCGTCATCCCGAACGAAAACGGCCGCATCACCGAGGAACTCGAGGTCGAGCGGTCGCCCGACGACGAGGTGTCCGCCGCGCCGGTCGACCGGGAGAACGGCGTGTTCCGCCTCCGCCGGCCGGTCGGACAGGGCTGTCCCTGCGAGCTCGTCGAGCGCCAGGAGTGTCCGGTCCGGACCATCCACGCCGACGACGGGGAGCTCTTCCTGACGTTCTACGCCGAGGAGATCGGACTGGTGCGCCGAGCGGTCGCCGACCTGAAGGAGTGCTGCGAGGGGGTCCACCTTCAGCGGCTCTACGAGGCGGACGAAGGGGCGTCTCGGGACCTCGTCTACGTCGACCGCGACCGGTTCACCGACCGGCAGCTCGAGGCCCTCCGAACTGCGCACGAGATGGGCTACTTCTCGTATCCCAAGGAGGCCAACGCGGGCGAGGTCGCAGACGCGCTGGGAATCGCCTCGACAACGTTCACGGAACACCTCTCGAACGCCCAGTCGAAGCTCCTCGAGCACCTGCTCGGCGAGTAAAGCGCTTAGGGGAATAGCGG is a window encoding:
- a CDS encoding helix-turn-helix domain-containing protein, whose product is MPGETVYAELKIREPNRCQVAATSESDARVSRVSRTVIPNENGRITEELEVERSPDDEVSAAPVDRENGVFRLRRPVGQGCPCELVERQECPVRTIHADDGELFLTFYAEEIGLVRRAVADLKECCEGVHLQRLYEADEGASRDLVYVDRDRFTDRQLEALRTAHEMGYFSYPKEANAGEVADALGIASTTFTEHLSNAQSKLLEHLLGE
- a CDS encoding cytochrome b, whose protein sequence is MFDRIYDWFDGRFDLDSGSEFLGKAFPAEDSFLLGEVALFSFFVLVITGVFLGFFFEPSTTEVTYEGSVAQYQGQDLPAAFVSVLHITYDIPYGMFLRRMHHWAAHFFVASIGLHMLRVFFTGAYRNPREPNWVVGGGLAVLAIFAAYTGYSLPFDEFASTATGIGYSIATSVPLLGDILAEIVFGGQYPTSATVPRFYFLHVFFIPVAIMALIGVHMAILIRQKHTEGPRSGDVAGELTIDRGDDTYVVGLPAFPNQAAVSVVVFFLTLATVSLLAGFLPVHNVAQYGPNDPAGTPALIMPDWFLMWVFGFLKLMPSWTSFTVPFTDVHVSTEFLSGIVLPGIVFGLVFLWPFVDYREEPTHFTVDPLRRPWQTAVGVAAVTFIMVASIAGMNNILADVIHVSTDTINTLLLVGVLLYPVVAGGITYLVLRGNGPTEAPGRGETAADGGSASGDQVDDPATDPAGESEAEMSGGTESEPTGGTEGESGGESSDFPGGGGGPDE
- a CDS encoding QcrA and Rieske domain-containing protein, which translates into the protein MDESNDSTRSGGDDRTRPRSDDPCESCPCADSAAALRSDGGAESPAAEDDGLDRRDVAKILATIGGLSAVGSLAAPLAGLTRVFEREYTGPIYSDGVPLVDADGDRIDENALGMGDFITVFPEPRPGLEDAPTLLVRYPEEEYAEPTQLAFTVSGYAAYSKVCTHAGCMVSDRDGQTMVCPCHFGKFNPVEGASVVGGPPPRPLPQLPITLSSDGYLIATGDFEGPVGVTE